GTGCCGTTTCCGACTTTTGTCGAGGCGCTGATGATGGAATTGACCTATGAGATTCTGCGGGAAGCAGGGGTACGGATTCCAAAAAACGTGGGCCAGGCTGTCTCTATCGTCGGTACGCTGGTCATCGGGCAGGCGGCGGTTGCGGCGGGGTTCATCTCCTCGGCGATGGTTATCATTGTATCCATTACAGCGATCTCAAGCTTTGTGATTCCCGAAGCCGGGATGTCCATCGCCGCACGAATCATCCGGTTTTTCCTGATTGCACTGGCCGGGTTCATGGGGCTATACGGAATATTGTGTGGAGTATTCATAGTGGTGCTGCATCTCGTCAGCCTGCGTTCCTTCGGCGTTCCTTATATGAGTCCGCTGGGGCCCTTCAGGCCGGCAGATCTTAAGGATTCGATCTTCAGGTTCCCCTGGCCGTTCCTGAGAACAAGACCGCAAGAGAATAGAACACAGAATCTGCACCGCCAGAGCAGATCCAAACGCGGAGGTTCCTGATATGACAAGCCGTATAAAGAGAGCCGTCGCTGCTTTCCTTCCCCTGCTGCTGCTTTCGCTATTGCTTAGCGGTTGCTGGGAGAGGAAGGAGCTGAATGAACTGGCTTTTGTGCTGGCGCTGGGCCTTGATAAAGCGGAGAACGGCTACAACGTAACGATGCAGGTGGTCATCCCCTCTTCTATCTCTTCACAGAATTCAGGAGGAACAGGGGGGAGCGGGGTTCCCGTAGTTGTCTATAATTTCACAGTGCCAACAGTCTATGAATCCCTCCGCAAGTTCAATCTGATTAGCTCCCGTTCTCCCTATCTGGGCCATATTCGTGTGCTGGTGATCGGAGAAGAGCTGGCACGGGAAGGGGTAGGCGAGACGCTGGATGTGATCAAAAGAAGCCGGGAGCCGCGTATGGACTTCTATGTGATGGTTGCACGGAAGACGACCGCCGAGAATGTTCTGAAGGTGCTGACCCCGCTGGACCGGCTGCCGGCCACTAAATTATTCAGCTCCCTGGACAAGTCCTATAGGATTTCATCCAAGACTGTCGCGGTCACATTGGATCATTTCATCGAGGACCTGCTCCTCCAAGGGGAGAGTCCGGTGTTAACTGGAGTGGAGGTGGAGGGTAATCCCGAGGCAGGCAGTGAGAAAAGCAATGTGGAACAGACAGACCCCAGAACGAAACTTCACTATGAGGGTGTTGCCGTATTCAAAGGGGACAAGTTGCTTGGCTGGATAGATGATGACTATACGGTTGGCTTTAATTATGTGACTGATAATGTCACCAAAAATACGGGGCACTTCAAAGACGAAACCGGAAGCCTAATCATTATAGAGGCGCTTACTTCTACTACCAAACGGAAGGTGAAAATCATAGACGGCGAGCCGCATATATATTTGAGCGCGGAAACACTATGCAATGTGCAGGAGGTTGAAGGCGCGGATAAGCTGGATACGGAGGCCAAAATCATATCGCTGGAAGAGGAGACGGAGGACCGGGTTGTAAAGCGGATGAAGGATGCTGTAGAGGGAATCACCAAGCAGTTCAATGTGGATATATTCGGCTTCGGGCAATCCATTTACCGCAAGAGCCCCAAGGCATGGGAGAGGCTGAAGGAACGGAAGGGAGAAGGCTATCTTAAGACCCTGCCTGTCCATTACGAGGCCAGTGTGACGATCAACCGGATCGGTACAATTGATAATTCATTTTATGAAGATATTAAGGAGTGAGCCTGTATGCTGCTGGTGTTGATGTTTGCTCTGATTGCCGCAGGCTGTGCAGCCATGGATCTGTCCTCCCTGAAGGGCAGGCAGAAGCAGCGCGATCGTGTGGTGTGGGGTCTGCTCTGGATCGGCGGAATGGCGGCCACGATATGCACGCTGCTCAAAATCCAGGTTCCCAGCCCGCTGCTGCTGATTATATTCATCTACAAGCCGATCAATGATCTGGTATCTTCATGGTTCTGATCATGAGTTCGGAAATCCCGGCAGGCCTTCTCGTTGAAGGCCTGTTATTTGTCATGCACCGGTAGTTTTTCGTAAATGTCGAATTGAGATTGACGAATTGATTTTATAGTCGTATGATGTGTTATAAAGTTCCTGAGTATTAATAAGTAACTATATATTAAAATGATAACAACGGGAGGAATGAAAGTGGAATCATCTACATTTGTACTTTTTGGCGCAACCGGGGACTTGGCGAAGCGGAAAATCTTCCCCGCTCTATACAACCTGTTCACCGATGGCAAGCTTTCCGGTCCTCTCTCAGTCATTGGGCTGGGCAGACGGGAGCTCACTAACGAGAAGTTCCAACGTCAGGTGCTGGATTCTCTGCGCACCTTCTCGCGCCGTCCGGTTGAGGATACAGCGGTGCTGCAGAATTTCCTGCGGGCTTTTGAATATAGTGTGCTGGATGTCGGACGTCCTGAGGATTATGTGAAGCTGCTTGGGCATGTACAGCGCCGGGAGGAAGAGCTGGGGCTTCCGCAGAACCGGATGTTTTATCTGTCGGTCGGTCCCGAATTCTTCGGGGAGATTGCCGGTAATATCAATGCCAGCGGCCTCGGGGATACCAAGGGCTGGAAACGTCTGATCATCGAGAAGCCATTCGGACGGGATCTGCAGTCGGCGCGTGTGCTGAATGAGAGCTTGAGCACAGCTTTTGCAGAAGAGGAAATCTTCCGGATTGACCACTTCCTCGGCAAGCCGATGGTGCAGAACCTGGAGGTGCTGAAATATTCTAACCCTGTGCTGCGGGCCTTGTGGCAGAACCGGTATATCGCTAATGTCCAGATTACCGCCAGTGAGACGGTAGGGGTGGAAGAGCGGGCGGGATACTATGATAAGGCTGGCGCGCTGCGTGACATGTTCCAGAACCATATGCTCCAATTGCTCATGATGATGGCGATGCAGCTTCCGAAGGGCAGTACACCGGAGGATGTCCGCAGCAAAAAACGGCATGTCATCCGTTCCGTCCGCCCTCTGCTCGCTGAAGAGGTAGCACAGCATATTGTGCGAGGCCAATACGCAGCAGGGGAAATGCGCGGACAGCAAGTGCCTGCTTATACTTCTGAACCGGGGATCGCAGCCGCTTCACAGAATGAGACGTATATTGCTGCACGCCTGTGGATCGAAGATCCGCTGTGGAACGATGTGCCGTTCTACATTCGTACAGGGAAGCGCATGAAGGAGAAATCCACGCGGATTGTTATTGAATTCAAAGAGCCGTTTAATGATGTGCATAACAAGAACCGTAACAAGCTGCCGCTTGACCCTAATCTGTTGGTGATTGATATTGGTCCGCATGAGGGCATCTCCCTGACTCTGAATACCAAGAATCCGCTTCAGCATGGGGAGCTTGAGCCGGTTAGCATTAAGCATGAGCCGGGTAATCCCGATGTGCCGGAGGCTTATGAGAATCTGATCTATGATGCTATGCTCGGCGATGCTACGTTCTTCGCCCACTGGGAGGAAGTAGAGTTGTCCTGGCAGTGGGTTCAGCCTATAATCGAAGCAACAGCAGAAGGCAGCCTGCCGCTGCACCAGTATCCTGCCGGATCTAACGGCCCGGCGGCGGCAGATCAGCTCCTTGGCGAGTTCCACTGGTGGCTGGATAAGCCGGAGAATGCAGAGCCTGCCCGCGTCCACCGGACAGCCGGGATAGAGCCGGAAGTCATCCGGCCGGGAGCGTAAGCGGCGGCGGAGAGAGTTAGCTTATAGAGACTACACAATTCGGAGGGATTCGTAATGAAAGTTGGTTTAATCGGACTTGGAAAAATGGGCTTCAATCTGGGCCAGAACCTGCTGGAGCATGCCCATGAAGTGGTAGCGTATGATGTGAATCCTGCTGCGGTGCAGGAGCTGGCCGAACGCGGTGCGTCCGGGGCAGCAAGCCTGGAGGAGCTTACAGGCCGGCTTGATTCCCCGCGCGTTCTCTGGATCATGGTTCCCCATACTTTTGTAGATTCAGTAATTGCTGAACTGACGCCGCTATTATCCAAGGGAGATATCATTATTGAAGCCGGGAACTCTCATTATAAAGAGTCGATCCGCCGTCATGAGGAGCTGGGTGCCCACGGAATTCACTTCCTGGATGCAGGAACCTCCGGCGGAATGGAAGGCGCACGGAATGGCGCATGTTATATGGTTGGCGGTGATGAGGAAGCGTGGGCAGTGGTTGAGCCTCTGTTCCGTGATACTGCGGTAGAGAACGGATATCTGTTCGCCGGCAAATCCGGAAGCGGACATTTCCTCAAGATGGTGCACAATGGCATTGAATACGGAATGATGGCTGCGATCGGCGAGGGCTTCGAGGTGCTGGAGAAAAGCGGATATGACTTCGACTTCGAGCAGGTGGCCCGCGTCTGGAACAACGGCTCAGTGGTCCGCTCCTGGCTGATGGAGCTGATAGAACGCGCCTTTTCCAAGGATGCCAAGCTGGAAGACATCAAGGGCGTCATGCATTCCTCCGGGGAGGGACGGTGGACGCTGGAGACCGCCTTCGACCTCCAGGCAGCGACTCCGGTTATCGCCATGGCTC
The sequence above is a segment of the Paenibacillus sp. FSL R7-0204 genome. Coding sequences within it:
- the zwf gene encoding glucose-6-phosphate dehydrogenase, with amino-acid sequence MESSTFVLFGATGDLAKRKIFPALYNLFTDGKLSGPLSVIGLGRRELTNEKFQRQVLDSLRTFSRRPVEDTAVLQNFLRAFEYSVLDVGRPEDYVKLLGHVQRREEELGLPQNRMFYLSVGPEFFGEIAGNINASGLGDTKGWKRLIIEKPFGRDLQSARVLNESLSTAFAEEEIFRIDHFLGKPMVQNLEVLKYSNPVLRALWQNRYIANVQITASETVGVEERAGYYDKAGALRDMFQNHMLQLLMMMAMQLPKGSTPEDVRSKKRHVIRSVRPLLAEEVAQHIVRGQYAAGEMRGQQVPAYTSEPGIAAASQNETYIAARLWIEDPLWNDVPFYIRTGKRMKEKSTRIVIEFKEPFNDVHNKNRNKLPLDPNLLVIDIGPHEGISLTLNTKNPLQHGELEPVSIKHEPGNPDVPEAYENLIYDAMLGDATFFAHWEEVELSWQWVQPIIEATAEGSLPLHQYPAGSNGPAAADQLLGEFHWWLDKPENAEPARVHRTAGIEPEVIRPGA
- the gnd gene encoding phosphogluconate dehydrogenase (NAD(+)-dependent, decarboxylating) translates to MKVGLIGLGKMGFNLGQNLLEHAHEVVAYDVNPAAVQELAERGASGAASLEELTGRLDSPRVLWIMVPHTFVDSVIAELTPLLSKGDIIIEAGNSHYKESIRRHEELGAHGIHFLDAGTSGGMEGARNGACYMVGGDEEAWAVVEPLFRDTAVENGYLFAGKSGSGHFLKMVHNGIEYGMMAAIGEGFEVLEKSGYDFDFEQVARVWNNGSVVRSWLMELIERAFSKDAKLEDIKGVMHSSGEGRWTLETAFDLQAATPVIAMALLMRYRSLETDTFTGKVVAALRNEFGGHAVESK
- a CDS encoding Ger(x)C family spore germination protein, which translates into the protein MTSRIKRAVAAFLPLLLLSLLLSGCWERKELNELAFVLALGLDKAENGYNVTMQVVIPSSISSQNSGGTGGSGVPVVVYNFTVPTVYESLRKFNLISSRSPYLGHIRVLVIGEELAREGVGETLDVIKRSREPRMDFYVMVARKTTAENVLKVLTPLDRLPATKLFSSLDKSYRISSKTVAVTLDHFIEDLLLQGESPVLTGVEVEGNPEAGSEKSNVEQTDPRTKLHYEGVAVFKGDKLLGWIDDDYTVGFNYVTDNVTKNTGHFKDETGSLIIIEALTSTTKRKVKIIDGEPHIYLSAETLCNVQEVEGADKLDTEAKIISLEEETEDRVVKRMKDAVEGITKQFNVDIFGFGQSIYRKSPKAWERLKERKGEGYLKTLPVHYEASVTINRIGTIDNSFYEDIKE